TTCTTGTGAAGCAAATTTATGAGTTCGTTTTGATCAACATTTCCCCAAGCAAATAATAGTGATGTAGTTGATAGCGTTGCAAACTCTAATCTGGAGTCTTGTGTTCATATCCCAGTGATTAGAGAAATTTTTCTGTAACTTGAAAATCCAATATTAcacaaatataattatgataaacataattattgttaaataattgaatagaatactGATGTAAATAgttgttaaataattaaattataaataaatcaattggttttaatcatattattatataaagtgGAACAATTGAATTAGGCCACACCCCCTGGGGGGGATTGAATTAAACCACACCTCTTagggggggggggaattgaATTAGGCCACGCCCcccctaataaaaatattttcctcagtGTTTAATAGAAATTCTTGCTGTAAACATCTCCTCCCTGGCCTATAAATACAGAgctcattccaacagagaattcagttggggcggggtggtggttgagataacatctctCAACCTTGGTTGGGGGGCGGTGGTTGAGATAGCATCTCTCAACCTTGacctgaccttgaccttgaattcgacctcgaccttgaattcgaccttgaccttgaatttgaatttgaccttgaccttgaatttgaccttgaattcgaccttgaccttggtGTTAAATTGATGCTCAATCAGCACAAATACCCTACTCAGCTCTGGATGCGATTCTAAGCAGGCAGCTGCTAAACCTGACACTTTTGTACGACAAAGCAGTTGTTGGTCTTCATCATCCCATCCACCAATTCAAGCTGCTAGCTCAAAACCTTGGAGGAATTGCTCAACAGACTGACTCCCAGCTGCACCTGAGAAGGGCTTCACAGTGGATGCAAAACCTAGATCCTTCCTTCTACCAGGAACTGGTGCAGCAGGAGTGACTGCTACTGCTGGTGCTGTAGGAGTTGGTTGATGATAGGGAGCTGAGAGTCCCAGTTCAGGAAGAAGGGTATGATTCACCTCCAATCGCGGTAATCGAGTTGGGGGAGCAGCCCGAACGGTTTCTAATTCAGCAATGACTGCATCCCTCTCCTTCTCTGCTGCTTTGGCTCGATTGAGTAGTTGTTGGATCCTGGCTTCCATCATCCTTCGTGTCTGATCTCTAATTGCTTCCAGGGACTGCTCATGTTCCCGGGCCACATCAGCTGCTGCTTGAGAGATCTATGATCTTGGAGCACCTGCCTCATCATGGTCGTCATCACTGAGACCCATCTTAGTCACCGAGAGACGTTAATCTGCGTAGGTAGATCCCGTAGGCGTTCTTGCAGCCTACCCCACACCTGACACCAATGTAATCAGCTGGGGTCGATGACTCCCAGAATTCTATTCTCTTCTGGTGGGGTTGGACTGTGCAGGACGCTGGTTGAATACAGTGAGGACGACCAGAAGATTTTAACACCGATTTATACCACAGAATCAAATAAGAGCAAGTGACAACCCgacaatatgaaaatataagtGTTCCTAAATCTCAACACAAAATATGgcaacaatattattaactattctATCCCACAAAATTAAAGAGGAACAAGTGGCAACATGACAACctcaaaataagaaaatagtaCGGTATTCTTAAATCTAAACACATATTATGGCAACAATAGTATCACCGATTTTATTCCACAAAATTAAAGAGGAACAAGTGGCAACACGATaaactcaaaataaaaatattctcaaatctAAACAGAAAATACTAAGATCAATCTCGGGGCATTGGCCGTGCAGTATAGGACATATCAACGGTCTCGAAAATTGTAAAATGGTTGGCGAGTGGCTTTCCAACAATAATAGGTAATCTCTGAGCTTCGGACAACTCAATAGACtagagaaatgaataaattcaaaatagtaataaattaagtctataataaaatcaactttATAATCAAAACTCCAGTTACTAGTGAAGTTCactcaaacaaaacaaaatggaaGATTAAAGACAAAGTTCGTAATTGAATTAATCatataaattaatgattaaAGTTGAAgccattaaaattaataatttaatggGACACAAGTAAGGTAATCAAACCAATAACTAATTATTTCAGCTCAATAATTCAATCTGacacaaataaatcaataaatattggTCAAAAGAACTATGAATTTTGTGcatttagaaagaaaaataaatctagTTATGATATGATATTAGTATAAACAACAGTACCGGTACAAGGTTAAACTAGTAGTTTATGTAATAAATACTGAATGAATTTTTATGTAATAAAACTAGTAGCTCGAATGAATAAAGATTGGTCAATCAGAACTATGAATTTCGTGGGATCAGAAAGCAAAATAAATCTAATACACGTAgcaaataagatgatattagtATGAACAACATAAGGTTAAACAAGTAGCCCTTCCTGAGCGCTCTCTCCCCCAAAGGGCGAATaggatcaataataatattattatataatataatatcaataataatactcGATTAAGTTCAAAGTAGTAAATATACTGTGACAACAATCTTCTCAGGGAGTATCGGTATTACCTATCAAAATTAAAGTTTGTTTGTATTAATTGTTGACTGTCAGTAGACCGGGTTGTAAGGCCGATCTGCAAAGTAGTGGACTGTGTGAAAGTGTATAGATGAGATCTATATCTGATCTAGGCACTGacagcttttcattatttgctatGAGCGGATTTACAAACCTTGAATGTGTAGATCCGAAAAAATACCTCTGGTTTACTGTGCGTCTGAGCACAAGTAAAATGCACAAAAGTAGTGCAATAATGATGACTAATAATTAaagaataatagataataagtttcttattatccgtatgtaatgctgatatttgaatgtaactattggaatgcttaaaattaatgtagttgtaatgaaaataaaaagaattagtAATGCACTCAAGTAGTTTATTGTACCTAGACTTTTTGCTAGTACGTTTAAGAATACtgatacaatgtttcaaaaCGATGTTACCTCTGTGAGCGCAAAAGATTGAGTAAAATACAAAGATAAGTTGGGATATCaatgttaatgttgaaatacacaaaagagtatattgatgctgaaactaataatagaacaataatgacaatgagtacaaaatttagcaatgtttaaaaatgaatacttgAAAAAAGATCTTAAAGGTaagaaaaaacagaaattatatgaatatgaacaatTACCTAATTTCACAACAAATGAAAACTAGGAATTCAGTTTAGGTAGAATCCAATCGTACCTGAAGCTTTCAAGCTGTTGACTATGTAACACTGAAAGAGGACAAATATAGCAACTTGGCTATAATGTAAGCAGAAGGAGCAGAAAGTCTGTCCAGAACTGAAGGttcgattaataattaaaaatagaaaaggttgaaaaataccaaatacaatattgaaaggagaCAAAGCTCAGCATATTGTATTACATAAGCGGGCTGGGAAATGACAGCTTAACGCATGTCAAGTTACATGGGGAATATTACTATATGTAGaacacataagtaataataataatagaagataaaaaattgaatgattgatcgtatttaaatagttattatttaggaataaaagttaatcaggaacaaaattgatgggatgaagactaccagtaaacacagtgcctctgagagggtaagtacaaaaatgtgaataatagaataagacttccctgaataattaatgatgtgttgcCAAAGTGATAGGCCTACGGTGACTCAAAATCCGAGGATGGAACTTGACTCCTGTCAAGTACATTGTAGTTGCAGACAGCTGCTGGGCTAATAGAAGTTGAACGATGAAGATATCTTGATTATATCCTGATAAACGATGACCGATGCGGAAGAGAACTTGATTTGAGTACgttgagatattgaaagttgagactgttccaatattaaaattgataatgaatataacgacgaatgggcacttcacaaattgaatgagtttcactggttgaatgttaattggaaaaaaggTTCCACCATGAGTTAAGTAGAATAaatgtttgaggttatgtcctaaagttgatgtaattgcagtgaataaatatttgaaaaaagagataaaatgttcttgacgaatgaaatcactggcatcagtaaGAATTGAGATTGACAAAGTTCGACTAAATAACTGATGAGTAGCTAAGACTGAGTAGCTAAAAATGAGTAGCGGTTGACAATGAAAGGCAAACTGCACTTGCGCAAATTTCCtgagttgaaatattgaataaggtaagctgcacttgcacaagacttcccaagttgaaaaatgtatctcctatgagcatacaagatgaatgaatgtaaCCGCTAAAAAGTGTGTACTGATGCTCagtaaaattgaagtgataaataataaatcaaaagttcATATTGAGGATTGTTGAAAGTTCATGTggaattcatgttgaaattacttacagttcataataataatgtgatgaataattgaaaaacgttgTACGCAGAAAGCATGGCGTGAATTGCAAAAAAGGACGCTTAGTAGAAAAGTCCCGAAAGGTAAgttaaattcatagaaaatatggTTGAAAAACGTTCACTGATGAAAAATGCGTTGAATGGTTCTTGAATAAGCACACAAACTAGgacataatgaatgatgaaaatggataaagttttccaaagatggaCGCGTTAAATTGAGATGTTACATCGTATGACTGTACAAAAGAAGTGACCCTTCTTGCTTGCTGGTTGAAGAAACAGGAACTGCCCAAAAAGCGGAAACATGACGTCCACGGCAGTCATGAGCACAAACTCTACGAATGAAgtgaacatataaaatcgatattaagcgaactgaaggtgttgaggttgaagtgactgttgaagtataccaaaggaggttcaaaaacaatgaaaatacaattcaaaatacttatagacgaatattaaactagaaaacattgaaagaagcAGACGACAACTAGCGCTACTATCGATCAAGCGATCAATGAAACTGTGACGTCAGAGATCGCATGACACATGAGAAAGTTGTCGGCGGACTGTAGCAGCGGTAGATTCAAAtgctacaaaaacaagatggacgACCAAAAGACTGGCTAAAACATGAGACGAAATCTAACATAAAGCTCCCCCCTCGATGCAGGAACAAGTCTTGTCAACCAAGACGTAGCGAGTGCAAAAAAATGATGAGTACGAAAAAATACATATATGTTAGATGAGTCGAATAGAAATACACGAGCAATACGAATAATAGGTGGATAACATGATGAATAAATGCTAATACAAAAAGGACAAGTAGTGAAAGACTACCAAAATTAATCATCTTCAAGTGCTGGAAGCGGAGCGAGACTAGAGATTGCTCTCTTGAACCTACCATGTGCAGTCTGCACTGTAACAACACGAACTTTTCCATCGGCACCTGGATGGGTTTCAATGATGCGAGCTAACTTCCATGTGGAAGGAGCAGAATTGAGATCTTTCAGAAGAACCATGGTGTCAACTGTGAGATTGTCCGATTCAGTAAGCCATTTGTGCTTGCGTTGAAGTGTGACTAAGTACTCCTTAGACCATCTGTCCCAAAGTTCTTGAGTGATTTTTTGAAGAAGTTTCCAACGACACCTGTTATCGACATGGGTGGTGGGCGGGCAATGGAAAGGCAACGCAGTCAATGGGCGACCAACTAAGAAGTGACCTGGCGAGAGATACTGAAGATCTTGAGGGTCCTCTGTAAGAGGTACGAGTGGACGAGAGTTAAGGATAGCTTCAATTTGAGCTGCGAATGTAGTCATATCTTCAAAATTAAGAATATGATTGAATGTGAcgactttgaaaattttcttgaagTTCTTGACAGCATTCTCCCATAGACCTCCAAAAGATGGGGCGCGAGGTGGAATGAAGTGCCACTTGATATTGAGAACCGACGTGTAGT
Above is a window of Nilaparvata lugens isolate BPH chromosome 4, ASM1435652v1, whole genome shotgun sequence DNA encoding:
- the LOC111056048 gene encoding uncharacterized protein LOC111056048, with amino-acid sequence MVTKAVHVEVVSELTTKAFIAALIRFSSRRGIPHSIFSDNATTFVGANNELQDLHQFFESSKTQQDIHNYTSVLNIKWHFIPPRAPSFGGLWENAVKNFKKIFKVVTFNHILNFEDMTTFAAQIEAILNSRPLVPLTEDPQDLQYLSPGHFLVGRPLTALPFHCPPTTHVDNRCRWKLLQKITQELWDRWSKEYLVTLQRKHKWLTESDNLTVDTMVLLKDLNSAPSTWKLARIIETHPGADGKVRVVTVQTAHGRFKRAISSLAPLPALEDD